From Ammoniphilus oxalaticus:
TACAAAAGGGAAAGCGCTGGATATGTTACAAGCAAGTCCAGTGCAAGGCTTTGATTCCGCGATCATCGGTACATCGGATTATGGAGATATTCGAGGCGCAGATATGGTCATCATTACTGCGGGGATTGCCCGTAGACCGGGGATGAGCCGCGATGATTTGATTAATACGAACGCGGGGATTATGAAATCTGTTGCGGAAAATGTGGCAAAAGTTGCTCCGGATAGCTATATCATTGTGCTTAGCAATCCTGTTGATGCCATGACATATGTATGTTTTAAGACGACAGGCTTTCCTAAAAATCGAGTGATCGGTCAATCCGGGGTGCTTGACACCGCCCGTTTTAACACGTTCGTCGCCCAGGAATTGAATGTCTCTGTAGAAGATGTAGCTGGCTTTGTGCTCGGTGGACATGGCGATGACATGGTTCCGCTCGTACGCTATTCTCATGCAGGCGGAATTCCGTTAGAAAAGCTGATATCCGCGGAAAGATTAGAGGCGATTGTCGCTCGCACCCGTACAGGCGGGGGGGAAATCGTAAATTTATTAGGCAATGGCAGCGCATATTACGCTCCAGCAGCCTCCCTTGTTCAGATGGCAGAGGCCATTATAAAAGATAAGAAGAGAATTTTACCTTCGATTGCTTATTTGGAGGGCGAATACGGTTATCAAGACCTCTACTTAGGTGTGCCCACGGTTCTTGGCGGAAACGGAATCGAGAGAGTAATTGAACTGGAATTAACGGCGGAAGAAAAAGCGGCGTTGGATAAATCCGCTGATTCTGTTCGCAAAGTAATGTCAATTCTAAAATAAAAGTCGATCTAATATGTAAGCGCAGGGGCCTGGACCCTGCGCTTATTTTTTAGGGATGTTTAAGCAATGCGCAGATTGAATTGTGTTATTATTAACATGGAAGCTATAAAAGCGGGGGATGTCGCGATGAAATATATTACACAGAATATCATGCTTTTAATCTTAGCTGTCGGTTTGGGAGGGTGTTCCTTGTTCCAGGCCTCTCCTGAAGAAGTGGAAGAGTATGAGGCAGCGTTTATTAAGATGGCCGATGAGGCAGTAATTGAGGCGGAAAACGGCCAAAAAGTTTTAGCTGAAATTCGTTATAAAGTGGACCATGAAGGGTTAAAGAAAACAAAAGTCCTCAACACGTTGTCTGACGGGACAGATATTGCTAAGGCGATTAAAGCGGACGTGATCAGAGCTCGAATTCCAGCGGAGTGGGAACCTGTTCGCGAATTGTGGATGGAATCCTTGGACAAGCGGATCGAAGCATACAATGAACTGTTTCGTTATTATGATTTTATGGATGAAAAATATAAGGATAGCGGAGAAGCTCTGTTAAAGGAATCGTTGGAGATGTTTCAAGAGGCGCAGCAACAAATTGAAGCGTTTAGAAAATAGGGGATCAGATAATGGAGAGAATTTTAGTTGTCGAAGACGAGCTATCTATCTCAACTTTGCTAAAGTTTAATTTAGAAAAAGCGGGTTATGCAGTTATCACTTCCTTAGATGGAAAGGAAGGATTGGAGCTGGCGCGC
This genomic window contains:
- the mdh gene encoding malate dehydrogenase; protein product: MAFKRRKIAVVGAGFTGATTALLLAQKELGDVVLLDIPQMEDPTKGKALDMLQASPVQGFDSAIIGTSDYGDIRGADMVIITAGIARRPGMSRDDLINTNAGIMKSVAENVAKVAPDSYIIVLSNPVDAMTYVCFKTTGFPKNRVIGQSGVLDTARFNTFVAQELNVSVEDVAGFVLGGHGDDMVPLVRYSHAGGIPLEKLISAERLEAIVARTRTGGGEIVNLLGNGSAYYAPAASLVQMAEAIIKDKKRILPSIAYLEGEYGYQDLYLGVPTVLGGNGIERVIELELTAEEKAALDKSADSVRKVMSILK